AGCGACAGACCGCCGGCGGAACGGGCCGAGGTGTTCGTCCGGTATCACGACCGCCTCTTCGAGAACCGCGAGGAACTCCTCGATGTGATCCAACTCGAGACCGGGAAGGCCCGCCGACACGCCCACGCGGAGGTCCTCGACGTCGCGATGACCGCCCGTTATTACGCCTACCGGGCGGAATCGTTCCTCGAATCCGAGCGACGACGGGGGGCGCTGCCGGGGGTGACGGCGACGGAACTCCACCGCCACCCGGTCGGGACCGTCGGCGTGATCTCGCCGTGGAACTACCCGTTGACGCTGTCGATATCCGACATCGTGCCCGCGCTGTTGGCCGGTAACGCCGTGGTGCTCAAGCCCTCCGAGGAGACGTCCTACACCGCGTTGAAGGCCGCGGAGTTGCTCTACGAGGCCGGCCTCCCGCGGGAGCTGCTCCACGTCGTCACGGGCTTCGGCCCCGAACTCGGCGAGCCCCTCGTCGCCGCGGCCGATTACGTCTGTTTCACTGGCTCGACCGAAACCGGACGGATCGTCGCCCGGACCGCGGGCGAGACGCTCACCGACTGCTCGCTCGAGTTGGGTGGGAAGAACCCCGCGATCGTCCGGCCCGACGCCGACGTCGAGCGGGCCGCCGAGGGGCTCGCGCGCGGCTGCTTCGCCAACGCGGGACAGCTCTGTCTCGCGATCGAACGCATCTACGTCCACGAATCGATCCGAACGCGATTCCTCGAGGCCTTCGTGGACGCGACCGAGTCGATGCGTCTCGGCGTCGGGCCGTCGTTCGACGTCGAGATGGGGAGTCTCTCCTCCGAGAAGCACCTCTCGAAGGTCGAACGCCACGTCGAGGCGGCCGAACGCGAGGGCGCGACGGTGGTGACGGGCGGGCAGACGCGTCCGGACGTCGGACCCTACGTCTACGAGCCGACGGTGCTGACCGGCGTCGACGAATCCGCGACGCTGCACGACGAGGAGACGTTCGGCCCGGTCGTCTCCGTCTCCGGCTACGCGGACGACGACGAGGCGATCCGACGCGCCAACGACACGGAGTACGGGCTGAACGCCTCGATTTGGACCGACGACACGGAGCGCGGCCGCGAACTCGCCGCCCGGATCGAGGCGGGAACGGTGAACGTAAACGAGAGCTACGCCGCCGCGTGGGCCTCGATGGACGCCCCGATGGGCGGGATGGGCGATTCGGGAATCGGCCGTCGCCACGGCAAGGAGGGACTGTTCCGGTTCACGGAATCGCAGACGGTCGCGACCCAGCGGGGTCCCCAGTTCGCCGCTCCGGGGGGAATTTCCTACCGGCTGTACGCGAAACTGCTCGACGCGACGATGGCGCTGCAGCGGCGCGTCCCGGGG
The genomic region above belongs to Natronomonas moolapensis 8.8.11 and contains:
- a CDS encoding succinic semialdehyde dehydrogenase, with the protein product MTVSEPSGSERSERTSPDLIDGLEAGVTTADGHRERFGVEAPARGEVVGHLPACTPADVEAAFDRAETAADAWSDRPPAERAEVFVRYHDRLFENREELLDVIQLETGKARRHAHAEVLDVAMTARYYAYRAESFLESERRRGALPGVTATELHRHPVGTVGVISPWNYPLTLSISDIVPALLAGNAVVLKPSEETSYTALKAAELLYEAGLPRELLHVVTGFGPELGEPLVAAADYVCFTGSTETGRIVARTAGETLTDCSLELGGKNPAIVRPDADVERAAEGLARGCFANAGQLCLAIERIYVHESIRTRFLEAFVDATESMRLGVGPSFDVEMGSLSSEKHLSKVERHVEAAEREGATVVTGGQTRPDVGPYVYEPTVLTGVDESATLHDEETFGPVVSVSGYADDDEAIRRANDTEYGLNASIWTDDTERGRELAARIEAGTVNVNESYAAAWASMDAPMGGMGDSGIGRRHGKEGLFRFTESQTVATQRGPQFAAPGGISYRLYAKLLDATMALQRRVPGLR